A window from Drosophila miranda strain MSH22 chromosome Y unlocalized genomic scaffold, D.miranda_PacBio2.1 Contig_Y2_pilon, whole genome shotgun sequence encodes these proteins:
- the LOC117193135 gene encoding uncharacterized protein LOC117193135, whose translation MAEETMANIDKEQIVEWLLEKEIIFPASATLRQLRKLAISGGMDEVSESPVNKSDIESDGKVSENEQIDDMKEEELLDAAIRVAEKKKELAALMVMDNYMTDDIRMVKQLIAPFSASENDEASEWVLNFERICGGVNESRNFKLRCVRMLMKAGTEADLFMRVDKSKTYDEFKGNFLKTFGRSNSTADVVLLLKETFFNPEKNSVMGYILCMEEIAMRADIEEKLTVQFIIDGFRDRSSSIALLYSASTIGKLKELARQYEALRKSTQTNFKRTGMTASGNDWSQVRCYNCSAHGHYASSCPAPKREKGSCFQCGSMQHQVKDCQQKSMPTQRSVSTASKPPMDDREENNIFVPIVNQRY comes from the exons ATGGCCGAGGAAACCATGGCAAACATTGACAAAGAACAAATTGTAGAGTGGTTGCTGGAGAAGGAGATCATTTTTCCAGCCAGCGCAACACTAAGGCAACTTCGTAAGCTTGCCATAAGTGGTGGAATGGACGAAGTTTCTGAAAGTCCGGTGAATAAATCGGATATTGAATCGGATGGAAAAGTGTCTGAAAATGAGCAGATCGACGATATGAAAGAAGAAGAATTACTTGACGCCGCAATAAGGGTGGCTGAGAAAAAGAAGGAACTGGCTGCCTTAATGGTAATGGACAACTATATGACCGATGACATCCGAATGGTTAAGCAACTTATTGCCCCTTTTTCTGCCAGTGAAAATGATGAAGCCTCTGAATGGGTCTTGAATTTTGAACGGATTTGCGGAGGCGTGAACGAAAGCAGAAATTTTAAGCTTCGTTGTGTGCGCATGTTGATGAAGGCGGGAACAGAGGCGGACTTGTTCATGCGTGTCGACAAATCAAAGACTTACGACGAGTTTAAGGGAAACTTCCTAAAAACTTTTGGCCGCAGCAATTCAACTGCCGACGTGGTACTTCTGTTGAAGGAAACCTTTTTCAACCCGGAGAAAAACTCCGTAATGGGATATATTCTTTGCATGGAAGAAATTGCTATGCGTGCCGACATCGAAGAGAAATTGACAGTGCAGTTCATCATTGATGGTTTTCGTGATCGATCTTCCAGTATCGCCTTATTGTATTCAGCGTCGACCATCGGAAAACTTAAGGAGCTAGCTCGACAATACGAGGCTTTGAGGAAGAGTACCCAGACGAATTTTAAGCGCACTGGGATGACCGCTTCCGGAAATGACTGGAGCCAGGTGCGCTGCTATAATTGTTCAGCACATGGCCATTATGCTTCATCGTGTCCCGCACCTAAGAGGGAGAAGGGATCGTGTTTCCAGTGTGGATCCATGCAGCACCAGGTGAAGGATTGCCAACAGAAGTCTATGCCAACCCAGCGATCCGTAAGTACAGCCAGCAAACCGCCAATGGACGACAGAGAAGAGAACAATATTTTTGTTCCTATTGTTAATCAG CGCTATTAA
- the LOC108159286 gene encoding ubiquitin-like modifier-activating enzyme 1 has translation MSSIGDQLMADSASSSSSDAPLCKKRRVEGKASADGAGRASSSGNNNYENHDKAAGAVDISNKSETTTEQQLELCVSSSTPDTCAVNTMAKCANETGRADDVSTSSAVQKESSGSQKESKNFVENKDFVASSAAAAAAARTVSSTNSNVSSSNNSNNTTPSNSNSNRPTAGGSMAASNSNAAAAGGDIDESLYSRQLYVLGHDAMRRMANSDILLSGLGGLGLETAKNVILGGVKSITLHDTATCGPNDLSSQFYLSEADIGKNRAEASCAQLAELNSYVRTVSHTGPLTEEFLRQFRVVVLTNSDTAEQERIGKFAHENGIALMIADTRGLFAKVFCDFGESFTIYDQDGAQPESTMIASITHDAQGVVTCLDETRHGFNDGDYVTFSEVQGMQQLNGCQPIKITVLGPYTFSIGDTSSYGDYKSGGVATQVKMPKSISFKSLEQASKEPGFLISDFAKLESPATLHVAFNALSVYQKVNDGDLPRPWNEADANCFLQFCKEIKSDVNEKLVLQFAKICAGNTCPMDAAVGGIVAQEVLKACSGKFAPIYQWLYYDALECLPVAGVPEADAQPLGSRYDAQIAIFGRKFQEQLADAKWFIVGAGAIGCELLKNFGMLGLSVGKGQIFVTDMDLIEKSNLNRQFLFRPHDVQKPKALTAAAAIQRMNPDVKVTAYELRVGAETEKVFSESFFGKLHGVANALDNVDARIYMDRKCIFNRIPLVETGTLGTMGNVQVIVPFATESYSSSQDPPEKSIPICTLKNFPNAIEHTLQWARDAFEGVFKQSAENAAQYIADPQFTERIIKLPGIQPLEILDSIKKALIDDKPKSFADCVEWARLYWEDQYANQIKQLLFNFPPDQVTSSGQPFWSGPKRCPDPLVFDVNDSMHLDFIYAAANLRAEVYGLDQVRDRQAISELVKKVHVPVFVPRSGVKIETNEAAAAASANHYDDNEVDQDRVDKIITDLLKKAEKQSKITPLEFEKDDDNNLHMDFIVACSNLRASNYKIPPADRHKSKLIAGKIIPAIATTTSVLSGLAVLEVIKLIGGHSDLPSFKNAFVNLALPFMAFSEPLPAAKLSYYGNEWTLWDRFEVTGELTLQEFLNYFEEKEKLKITMLSQGVSMLYSFFMPKAKCSERLPLPMSEVVRRVSKRRIESHERSLVFEICCNDVDGEDVEVPYVRYTLP, from the exons ATGTCATCGATTGGTGACCAATTGATGGCCGATTCGGCATCCAGCAGCAGCTCGGATGCCCCATTGTGCAAAAAGCGAAGAGTTGAGGGAAAGGCTTCTGCCGATGGTGCCGGGCGAGCATCGagcagcggcaacaacaactacGAAAATCACGACAAAGCAGCAGGCGCCGTTGACATTTCAAACAAGAGCGAGACAACAacagagcagcagctggaattGTGTGTATCGTCGTCTACCCCTGACACATGTGCTGTGAATACGATGGCGAAGTGTGCAAACGAAACCGGCAGAGCCGACGACGTCAGTACATCGTCAGCAGTTCAGAAAGAAAGTAGTGGCAGTCAGAAGGAGAGTAAGAATTTTGTGGAAAACAAGGACTTCGTAGCCtcctcagcagcagcagcagccgcggCCCGCACAGTCAGCTCCACCAACTCCAACGTCAGTTCCAGCAATAACAGCAACAACACCAcccccagcaacagcaacagtaatCGGCCTACAGCAGGAGGTAGTATGGCTGCTAGCAACTccaacgccgccgccgccggtGGAGATATCGATGAGTCTCTGTACTCGCGCCAGCTATATGTTCTTGGACACGATGCAATGCGCCGCATGGCCAACTCCGATATACTCCTCTCCGGGCTTGGCGGCCTGGGTCTGGAGACGGCAAAGAATGTGATCTTGGGCGGTGTGAAATCGATCACCCTCCATGACACAGCAACTTGTGGG CCCAATGACTTGTCCTCGCAGTTCTACTTGTCAGAGGCGGACATTGGCAAGAACCGTGCCGAGGCCTCGTGCGCACAGCTGGCGGAGCTGAATAGCTATGTGCGTACCGTGTCCCACACTGGACCCCTAACCGAGGAGTTTCTGCGGCAGTTCCGCGTTGTGGTACTTACCAATTCGGACACAGCAGAGCAGGAGAGGATTGGCAAGTTTGCCCACGAGAATGGCATTGCCCTGATGATAGCCGACACTCGGGGCCTGTTCGCCAAGGTGTTCTGTGACTTTGGCGAGTCGTTCACCATCTACGACCAGGATGGCGCCCAGCCAGAGTCGACCATGATCGCCAGCATCACACACGATGCCCAGGGAGTGGTGACCTGCCTGGATGAGACCCGTCACGGCTTCAACGACGGCGACTATGTGACCTTCTCCGAGGTCCAGGGCATGCAGCAGCTGAACGGCTGCCAACCGATCAAGATAACCGTCCTGGGACCCTACACCTTCAGCATCGGCGACACCAGCAGCTATGGAGATTACAAGAGCGGAGGCGTGGCCACCCAGGTGAAGATGCCCAAGTCGATTAGCTTCAAGTCCCTGGAGCAGGCCAGCAAAGAGCCAGGGTTCCTGATCTCGGACTTTGCCAAACTGGAATCCCCAGCCACCCTGCACGTGGCCTTCAATGCCCTCTCCGTCTACCAGAAGGTCAACGACGGTGATCTGCCCCGTCCCTGGAACGAGGCGGATGCCAACTGCTTCCTGCAGTTCTGCAAGGAGATCAAGAGCGACGTGAACGAGAAGCTGGTGCTGCAGTTCGCCAAGATCTGTGCGGGCAACACGTGCCCCATGGATGCGGCAGTTGGCGGGATTGTGGCCCAGGAGGTGCTCAAGGCCTGCAGCGGCAAGTTCGCGCCCATCTATCAGTGGCTCTACTACGATGCATTGGAATGCCTGCCGGTTGCTGGCGTTCCCGAGGCCGATGCCCAGCCTCTGGGCTCCCGGTATGATGCACAGATTGCCATCTTTGGACGCAAGTTCCAGGAGCAGCTGGCCGACGCCAAGTGGTTCATTGTCGGAGCCGGCGCCATTGGCTGCGAGCTGCTGAAGAACTTTGGCATGCTCGGCCTGAGCGTTGGCAAGGGACAGATCTTCGTCACCGACATGGATCTCATAGAGAAATCAAATCTGAATCGCCAGTTCCTGTTCCGTCCGCATGACGTGCAGAAGCCCAAAGCACTCACAGCCGCGGCGGCCATCCAGCGTATGAATCCCGACGTGAAGGTCACCGCATATGAGCTGCGCGTGGGCGCCGAGACGGAGAAGGTCTTCTCCGAGAGCTTCTTTGGCAAGTTGCACGGCGTGGCTAATGCCCTGGACAATGTGGATGCCCGCATTTACATGGACCGCAAGTGCATCTTCAATCGCATACCGCTGGTCGAGACCGGCACACTCGGCACCATGGGCAATGTCCAAGTAATTGTGCCATTTGCCACAGAATCGTACAGCTCCTCGCAGGATCCGCCCGAGAAGAGCATACCCATCTGCACGCTGAAGAACTTTCCGAATGCCATCGAGCATACGCTCCAGTGGGCCCGCGACGCCTTCGAGGGCGTCTTCAAGCAGTCCGCCGAGAATGCGGCCCAGTACATTGCCGATCCGCAGTTCACCGAGCGCATCATTAAGCTGCCCGGCATTCAGCCCCTGGAGATTCTCGACTCTATCAAG AAAGCCCTCATTGATGACAAGCCCAAGAGCTTTGCGGATTGCGTGGAGTGGGCCCGCCTCTACTGGGAGGACCAGTACGCGAATCAGATCAAACAGCTGCTCTTCAACTTCCCCCCCGATCAGGTCACCTCCAGTGGCCAGCCTTTCTGGTCCGGGCCCAAGCGCTGTCCCGATCCCCTTGTCTTCGACGTAAACGATTCGATGCACTTGGATTTCATCTATGCCGCAGCCAATCTGCGTGCCGAGGTCTATGGCTTGGATCAAGTGCGCGATCGCCAAGCCATTTCTGAGCTGGTGAAGAAAGTTCAC GTGCCAGTGTTTGTGCCACGCTCTGGTGTAAAGATTGAGACCAATGAGGCAGCCGCTGCCGCCTCGGCCAATCACTATGACGACAATGAGGTCGATCAGGATCGTGTGGACAAGATCATAACGGATCTGCTGAAGAAGGCCGAAAAGCAATCGAAGATCACACCGCTGGAGTTCGAGAAGGACGACGACAATAACTTGCACATGGACTTCATTGTCGCCTGCTCGAATCTGCGTGCCTCAAACTACAAAATCCCACCAGCCGATCGTCACAAGTCGAAGCTGATTGCCGGCAAGATAATACCGGCCATTGCCACCACAACATCGGTGCTGTCCGGCCTCGCTGTGCTCGAGGTGATCAAACTGATTGGCGGCCACTCCGATTTGCCCAGCTTCAAGAATGCATTCGTTAATTTGGCACTGCCATTCATGGCCTTCTCGGAGCCGCTGCCCGCCGCCAAGCTGTCGTACTACGGCAACGAGTGGACGCTGTGGGATCGCTTCGAAGTCACCGGCGAGTTGACGCTGCAGGAGTTCCTCAACTACTTCGAGGAGAAGGAGAAACTGAAGATCACCATGCTGTCGCAGGGCGTCTCCATGCTGTATTCCTTCTTCATGCCCAAGGCCAAGTGCTCGGAGCGCCTGCCGCTGCCCATGTCCGAGGTGGTGCGCCGTGTCTCCAAGCGCCGCATCGAGTCCCACGAGCGCTCCCTGGTCTTTGAGATCTGCTGCAACGATGTCGATGGCGAGGATGTGGAGGTGCCATATGTCCGCTACACCCTGCCCTAA